One genomic window of Quercus lobata isolate SW786 chromosome 9, ValleyOak3.0 Primary Assembly, whole genome shotgun sequence includes the following:
- the LOC115958941 gene encoding CEN-like protein 1: protein MSRLIETLSVGRVVGEVVDIFTPSIRLNVIYNSNKQVANGHEFKPSVIISKPRVEIGGDDMRTAYTLIMTDPDAPSPSDPSLREHLHWMVTDIPGTTDASFGKEIVSYETPKPVVGIHRYVFILFKQTGRKTVTPPTTRDYFNTRRFSAENGLGLPVAAVYFNAQRETAARRR, encoded by the exons atgtcGAGGCTCATAGAAACACTCAGTGTGGGGAGAGTAGTGGGAGAGGTGGTAGACATTTTCACTCCAAGTATTAGACTGAATGTAATTTACAACTCTAACAAGCAAGTTGCCAATGGCCACGAGTTCAAGCCTTCTGTCATTATTTCTAAACCACGCGTAGAGATTGGTGGGGATGACATGAGGACTGCTTATACACtg attaTGACAGACCCAGATGCTCCAAGTCCTAGTGATCCATCTTTAAGAGAACACCTCCACTG GATGGTCACAGATATTCCTGGTACAACTGATGCTTCCTTTG GGAAAGAGATTGTGAGCTATGAGACTCCCAAACCGGTGGTTGGCATCCATAGGTACGTGTTCATCTTGTTCAAGCAGACAGGAAGAAAAACAGTGACGCCTCCAACTACAAGAGACTATTTCAACACAAGAAGATTCTCAGCAGAGAATGGTTTGGGACTGCCAGTGGCTGCAGTGTACTTCAATGCACAGAGAGAAACTGCTGCAAGAAGACGATGA